The Planctomycetaceae bacterium genome has a segment encoding these proteins:
- a CDS encoding molybdenum cofactor guanylyltransferase, translating into MVAVKDEECKQPNGPAAVVLTGGESRRMGREKHLLPFGNEVLLQRICRLLRPVASTIVVVAASGQEMPALPGDVAVVRDEFPGEGPLGGIITGMAALRDEVNIDSAWVCGCDNPFVNPGVVQFLHRELADFDAVVVRDGGRVLPLSAVYRRSVELTARRLFQDGERRASAIAGNVRTRSVEADSIRDFDPELLCLWNMNTSGEYEQALARARQ; encoded by the coding sequence ATGGTGGCGGTCAAAGACGAGGAATGCAAGCAGCCGAACGGACCGGCGGCGGTCGTGCTGACCGGCGGGGAATCCCGGCGGATGGGCCGCGAAAAGCACCTGCTGCCGTTCGGAAACGAAGTTCTGCTGCAGCGAATCTGCCGACTGCTGCGACCAGTGGCGTCGACGATCGTTGTCGTGGCCGCATCCGGCCAGGAAATGCCTGCGTTGCCGGGAGATGTCGCGGTGGTTCGCGATGAATTTCCGGGTGAAGGACCGCTGGGCGGCATCATCACGGGAATGGCGGCTCTTCGTGACGAAGTCAATATCGACTCGGCGTGGGTCTGCGGTTGCGACAATCCGTTTGTCAATCCCGGCGTCGTTCAGTTTCTGCACCGCGAACTGGCGGATTTCGACGCTGTCGTTGTTCGCGATGGCGGACGCGTTCTGCCGCTGAGTGCGGTTTATCGCCGTTCGGTGGAACTGACGGCTCGCAGGTTGTTTCAGGACGGCGAAAGGCGAGCTTCCGCAATCGCCGGAAACGTCAGGACTCGATCGGTAGAGGCTGACTCAATACGAGACTTCGATCCGGAACTGTTGTGTCTTTGGAACATGAACACGTCCGGGGAATACGAACAGGCGCTGGCTCGCGCGAGGCAATGA
- the argS gene encoding arginine--tRNA ligase: MSILNTLRSRFQTALAPLVDDVVPLLDMIRPSTDPKFGDFQANCAMPLRAVLNKPPRDIAADIVASLNVDDLCEPPEIAGPGFINLRLKDEWIQQQINSITQDERLGVQPAANPKHVVVDFSSPNVAKPMHVGHLRSTVIGDALCRTLRFAGHRVTSDNHIGDWGTQFGMIIFGYRNFVDESAYRKDAVAELARLYKLVNQLSDYHDAGAKLPQLSTELTTKRSELQRQEAAIDPSDRKAKKNLKALQKQITELEDSISSATAKIAAVDADPALKASADAHPDIARQARVETSKLHAGDPDNQNLWDQFLPACLKALDHIYDRLHISFDLALGESFYNPMLADVVESLKQKNLAKESAGATCVFIEGNDAPFIVQKSDLAYTYATSDLATIRYRVDQLAADELVYVVDKRQSEHFQLLFQTAALWGYTGLPCRHVSFGTVMGENGKPLKTRSGENISLENLIDEAIARARRIVNENDDNRDEPLLSEDQRARVAEIVGVGGIKYADLRHNRDSDYIFDWDKMLATSGDTATYMQYAYARICGIFRKLNVDRETLRTSGEKILLTAPEERSLILQLLRFDEAISAVLSDYRPNQLTAWLFETADRFSAFYNTCSVQAAESGAIRTSRLLLCDLMARALKTGLSLLGIETAEVM, from the coding sequence ATGAGCATTCTGAACACACTCCGCTCACGATTTCAAACGGCACTGGCACCGCTGGTTGATGATGTCGTTCCTTTGCTGGACATGATTCGACCGTCTACCGACCCGAAGTTCGGTGATTTCCAGGCGAACTGTGCAATGCCGCTCAGGGCTGTACTGAACAAGCCGCCTCGCGACATTGCAGCGGACATCGTTGCTTCACTGAACGTGGATGACCTCTGCGAACCGCCCGAAATCGCCGGTCCCGGCTTCATCAATCTGCGACTAAAGGATGAATGGATTCAGCAGCAGATCAACTCCATCACGCAGGACGAACGGCTGGGAGTTCAGCCGGCTGCGAATCCGAAGCACGTCGTCGTCGACTTCTCCTCGCCCAACGTTGCCAAGCCGATGCATGTCGGCCACCTGCGCAGTACCGTCATCGGAGACGCCCTCTGCCGCACGCTGAGATTCGCTGGTCATCGCGTGACCAGCGACAACCACATCGGCGACTGGGGTACGCAGTTTGGAATGATCATCTTCGGGTATCGCAACTTCGTTGACGAATCGGCGTACCGGAAGGACGCGGTCGCCGAACTGGCTCGGCTTTACAAACTCGTGAATCAGTTGAGCGACTACCACGACGCCGGTGCGAAACTTCCGCAGCTTTCGACGGAACTCACGACGAAGCGTTCCGAACTGCAGCGTCAGGAAGCGGCAATCGACCCGTCGGACAGGAAAGCGAAGAAAAACCTGAAGGCCCTGCAGAAGCAGATCACGGAACTCGAAGATTCAATCAGCAGTGCCACCGCAAAGATTGCTGCCGTCGATGCCGATCCCGCGCTGAAGGCGTCCGCGGATGCTCACCCGGACATCGCCCGCCAGGCTCGCGTGGAAACGTCGAAGCTGCATGCCGGAGACCCCGACAATCAGAACCTGTGGGATCAGTTTCTTCCCGCCTGCCTGAAGGCTCTGGACCACATCTACGACCGGCTGCACATCTCCTTCGATCTGGCGCTGGGTGAAAGCTTCTACAACCCGATGCTGGCGGATGTTGTCGAAAGCCTGAAACAGAAGAACCTTGCGAAGGAAAGCGCCGGAGCCACCTGTGTCTTCATCGAAGGCAACGACGCACCGTTTATCGTGCAGAAATCGGATCTGGCGTACACGTATGCCACAAGCGATCTGGCCACGATCCGATATCGCGTGGACCAGCTTGCCGCCGATGAACTGGTGTACGTCGTCGACAAGCGCCAGTCCGAACATTTTCAGCTTCTGTTTCAAACGGCCGCGCTTTGGGGTTACACGGGGCTGCCCTGCCGCCATGTCAGCTTCGGCACCGTCATGGGCGAAAACGGGAAGCCGCTGAAAACGCGTTCCGGAGAAAATATCAGTCTGGAGAACCTGATTGACGAAGCGATCGCGCGCGCCCGACGGATCGTCAACGAAAACGACGACAACCGTGACGAGCCGCTGCTGTCTGAAGATCAGCGTGCGCGGGTGGCGGAAATCGTGGGTGTCGGAGGAATCAAGTACGCCGACCTGCGACACAACCGGGACAGCGACTACATCTTCGACTGGGACAAGATGCTGGCCACCAGCGGCGACACCGCCACCTACATGCAGTACGCGTACGCTCGCATCTGCGGCATCTTCCGCAAGCTGAATGTCGATCGCGAAACACTGCGGACTTCCGGCGAAAAGATCCTGCTGACCGCTCCCGAAGAACGAAGCCTGATCCTGCAACTGCTGCGATTTGACGAAGCAATTTCCGCGGTGCTGTCCGACTACCGCCCCAACCAGCTCACTGCCTGGCTGTTTGAAACCGCCGACCGCTTCAGTGCGTTTTACAACACGTGTTCCGTGCAGGCTGCGGAATCCGGTGCGATTCGTACGAGCCGACTGCTGCTGTGTGATCTGATGGCCCGCGCATTGAAAACCGGCCTGTCTCTGCTGGGAATTGAAACTGCTGAAGTAATGTAG
- a CDS encoding RecQ family ATP-dependent DNA helicase: protein MTTPEQILSTNFGHQHFRGPQRQIIEHVLSGRHALVIMPTGMGKSLCYQIPAIVMGQSRVGSKPPVTLVLSPLIALMKDQVDALQDKGIRAAFINSSLRKTEREQRYAAVAEGRFDLLYVTPERFRKQEFLDVIARRDVRLLAVDEAHCISEWGHDFRPDYTRLSELRELMGGPTTIALTATATPEVQADIVRQLGLEPADMSLFHEGIARPNLELRVVDVWDTDEKLESMQDVFRRWLTPDSTGSGIVYFTLIRTLEEFSDLLRKAGVEHVCYHGGLERRDRRAIQENFMDGRTRLVLATNAFGMGVDKEDIRFVVHADVPGSMESYYQEIGRAGRDGEPAECVLLYDQRDLNTQMEFIRWSNPDTDFYQRTYSHLVNDAEQIRAFGIDWLRERLCDRQRHDRRVETVLSMLQRYGVIEDEINLDTVEVSGSLPELLQDDERLEAKLLRDQKKLYALVQYVQTEGDRKAFIHNYFGLPVPDSP, encoded by the coding sequence ATGACGACACCCGAGCAGATTTTGAGCACAAACTTCGGTCATCAGCACTTTCGCGGACCGCAGCGGCAGATTATCGAACACGTGTTGAGCGGTCGGCATGCGCTGGTCATCATGCCGACCGGGATGGGAAAATCGCTGTGCTATCAAATTCCCGCGATTGTGATGGGGCAGAGCAGGGTTGGATCAAAGCCGCCGGTGACGCTGGTACTTTCGCCGCTGATCGCACTGATGAAGGACCAGGTGGATGCGCTGCAGGACAAGGGAATTCGCGCTGCGTTCATCAATTCGTCGCTGCGCAAGACAGAACGCGAGCAGCGGTACGCAGCAGTCGCGGAGGGACGCTTTGATCTGCTGTATGTGACGCCGGAACGATTTCGCAAGCAGGAATTTCTGGATGTGATTGCACGGCGCGACGTGCGGCTGCTGGCTGTCGATGAAGCTCACTGCATCAGCGAATGGGGACACGATTTTCGTCCCGACTACACGCGGCTGAGCGAACTGCGCGAGCTGATGGGAGGACCGACCACGATTGCTCTGACGGCAACCGCGACTCCCGAGGTTCAGGCGGACATCGTCCGGCAGCTCGGTCTTGAACCTGCCGACATGTCGCTGTTTCACGAAGGAATTGCCCGTCCGAATCTTGAACTGCGCGTGGTCGATGTCTGGGACACGGACGAGAAGCTGGAAAGCATGCAGGACGTTTTTCGTCGCTGGCTGACTCCGGATTCCACCGGCAGCGGTATCGTGTACTTCACTCTGATTCGAACTCTGGAAGAGTTCAGTGACCTTCTGCGAAAAGCGGGCGTGGAGCACGTGTGTTATCACGGCGGGCTGGAACGTCGGGATCGCCGAGCCATTCAGGAGAATTTCATGGACGGCCGAACCCGTCTGGTTCTGGCTACGAACGCGTTCGGCATGGGTGTCGACAAGGAAGACATTCGTTTCGTCGTCCACGCAGACGTGCCGGGATCCATGGAATCGTACTATCAGGAAATCGGCCGCGCCGGACGCGACGGAGAACCGGCCGAATGTGTTCTGCTGTATGACCAGCGAGACCTGAATACTCAGATGGAATTCATTCGCTGGAGCAATCCCGATACCGATTTCTATCAGCGGACGTACAGTCACCTGGTCAACGACGCGGAACAGATCCGGGCCTTCGGAATTGACTGGCTGCGCGAGCGTCTGTGCGACCGGCAGAGGCACGATCGACGCGTTGAAACGGTGTTGTCGATGCTGCAGCGATACGGCGTGATCGAAGATGAAATCAACCTGGATACCGTCGAAGTTTCCGGTTCGCTGCCCGAACTGCTTCAGGATGACGAGCGGCTGGAAGCGAAGCTGCTGCGAGACCAGAAGAAGCTTTATGCTCTGGTGCAGTATGTCCAGACGGAAGGCGACCGAAAGGCGTTCATACACAACTATTTCGGGCTGCCGGTGCCGGATTCCCCCTGA
- a CDS encoding nitrate reductase gives MMLKELLRAHSGPLTRELLREPGQFGLGQLPTTLLPEATTRSVCGYCATGCGLNIHLRDGEAIGLSPETDYPVNLGMACPKGWEALTVLDSPDRATTPLLRSSRSGSLQPVDWPRAMNEFVGRFKAIQQTHGNDSVAFISTGQLVTEEMAFLGALAKFGMGMLHGDGNTRQCMASAVVAYKQAFGFDAPPYTYADFEESDVIVLVGSNLCLAHPIMWERVMRNPHSPEIIVIDPRMTETAMNATQHLPLKPKSDQSLLYGIARELISRNALAHDFIRTSTNSFDEFAEFVQPFTRERVVQETGLSAEQFDRCVDTIQRGQRVSFWWTMGVNQSHQGVRTAQAIINLALMTGNIGRPGTGANSITGQCNAMGSRLFSNTTGLLGGRDFDNADHRGQVADILQIDENTIPRENSWAYHEILEGVLRGKIRGLWILCTNPAHSWINQNSARDILERLDFLVVQDMYHSTETARMADLVLPAAGWGEKDGTFINSERRIGVTRKVRRAPGQALSDFNIFRLVADAWGCGDMFARWTSPSAVFELLKELSRNMPCDITGIEGYRDLAESGGMQWPLSEQARPECSSDEGLRERRLFADGRFFHADGRARFIFEEPRPLRENPSAAFPFLLLTGRGSASQWHTQTRTSKSAVLKKLYPEHPFVEVNPMDARDLRISHNETIIVESQRGRMTATALLTHNVQPGQVFIPMHYETTNRLTDAVFDPYSKQPAYKACAVRLRGGV, from the coding sequence ATGATGCTGAAAGAACTGCTGCGTGCTCATTCCGGCCCACTGACTCGGGAACTCCTGCGCGAACCCGGCCAGTTCGGACTCGGACAACTTCCGACAACGCTGCTTCCGGAGGCAACAACGCGATCCGTCTGCGGCTACTGCGCGACGGGTTGCGGCCTGAACATTCACCTGCGCGACGGGGAAGCCATTGGTCTGTCGCCCGAAACCGATTATCCCGTGAATTTGGGAATGGCGTGTCCCAAAGGCTGGGAAGCGCTGACAGTGCTGGATTCGCCGGATCGAGCCACCACGCCGCTGCTGCGTTCGTCGCGAAGCGGATCGCTGCAGCCGGTGGACTGGCCGCGAGCGATGAACGAATTCGTCGGGCGTTTCAAAGCCATTCAGCAGACTCACGGGAACGATTCGGTTGCGTTCATCAGCACCGGGCAGCTGGTCACGGAGGAAATGGCCTTTCTGGGAGCATTGGCCAAGTTCGGCATGGGCATGCTGCACGGAGACGGAAACACTCGACAGTGCATGGCGTCGGCCGTGGTTGCGTACAAGCAGGCGTTCGGATTCGACGCGCCGCCGTACACCTATGCCGACTTTGAAGAATCGGATGTGATCGTGCTGGTGGGCAGCAATCTGTGCCTGGCTCATCCGATCATGTGGGAACGAGTCATGCGGAATCCGCATTCGCCGGAGATCATCGTGATCGATCCCCGCATGACTGAAACCGCCATGAACGCCACTCAGCATCTGCCGCTGAAACCGAAAAGCGATCAGTCGCTGCTGTATGGGATTGCTCGCGAACTGATCAGTCGCAACGCGTTGGCTCATGATTTTATCCGAACCAGCACGAACAGCTTCGATGAGTTCGCTGAATTCGTTCAACCGTTTACTCGGGAACGAGTCGTTCAGGAAACCGGCCTCTCGGCGGAGCAGTTCGATCGCTGCGTCGACACGATTCAGCGCGGTCAGCGAGTTTCGTTCTGGTGGACCATGGGCGTCAACCAGAGTCATCAGGGCGTCCGCACAGCGCAAGCCATCATCAATCTGGCACTGATGACCGGGAATATCGGTCGTCCGGGCACCGGAGCCAATTCCATCACCGGACAATGCAACGCGATGGGCTCGCGGTTGTTCAGCAATACGACAGGACTGCTCGGCGGGCGGGATTTCGACAACGCCGATCATCGAGGACAGGTGGCCGACATTCTGCAGATTGATGAAAACACGATCCCGCGAGAGAACTCGTGGGCCTACCACGAAATTCTGGAAGGCGTTCTGCGAGGAAAAATCCGGGGCCTGTGGATTCTGTGTACCAATCCGGCTCATTCGTGGATCAATCAGAATTCCGCTCGTGACATTCTGGAACGGCTCGACTTTCTGGTCGTGCAGGACATGTACCATTCCACCGAAACCGCTCGCATGGCCGATCTCGTTCTGCCTGCCGCCGGTTGGGGCGAAAAAGACGGAACGTTCATCAATTCCGAGCGTCGCATCGGTGTGACTCGAAAGGTTCGTCGAGCTCCCGGGCAGGCTCTGTCTGACTTCAACATCTTTCGCCTGGTGGCAGACGCGTGGGGCTGCGGTGACATGTTTGCTCGCTGGACATCACCGTCCGCCGTGTTTGAGCTGCTGAAGGAACTCAGCCGAAACATGCCATGTGACATCACCGGAATCGAAGGCTATCGCGACCTTGCCGAATCCGGCGGAATGCAGTGGCCGCTGTCGGAACAAGCCCGTCCCGAATGCTCGTCGGACGAAGGCCTGCGCGAACGTCGTCTGTTTGCCGATGGCCGTTTCTTTCACGCCGACGGTCGAGCTCGTTTCATTTTTGAAGAACCCAGGCCGCTGCGAGAAAACCCGTCCGCCGCGTTTCCGTTCCTGCTGCTGACCGGCCGAGGCTCCGCGAGTCAGTGGCACACACAGACGCGGACGTCCAAGTCGGCCGTGCTGAAGAAACTGTATCCGGAACATCCCTTCGTTGAAGTCAATCCCATGGACGCCCGAGACCTCAGGATCAGCCACAACGAAACCATCATCGTCGAGTCCCAGCGAGGCCGCATGACGGCGACAGCCTTGCTGACACACAACGTCCAGCCCGGCCAGGTGTTCATTCCCATGCACTACGAAACCACCAACCGCCTGACCGACGCCGTCTTCGACCCCTACTCAAAACAACCCGCCTACAAAGCCTGCGCGGTGCGGCTGCGCGGTGGCGTTTGA
- a CDS encoding DmsC/YnfH family molybdoenzyme membrane anchor subunit, whose translation MQTEPLQREEPGTLLPVIQAPRASAAPSLLEMLLQDQQQLTAVEEFSQHHDRMASADSFPAQARYYRRLLPSAPPSVGQQYAFDVDLDRCSGCKACVVACHSLNGLDEKETWRDVGLLIGGTRTQPVMQHVTTACHHCLEPGCMEACPVDAYEKDPVTGIVKHLDDQCFGCQYCTLACPYDVPKYHSGKGIVRKCDMCADRLAVGEAPACVHSCPHEAIAIRVIDVAEVRENAEADSFLPAAPEPHLTFPTTTFRTKRVFPRNMLPADYYSVNPQHPHWPLILMLVLTQLSVGTFAVGLALESWLDEAALTVFRPLQSAVALTLGLLALGASTLHLGRPQYAFRAIIGLRHSWLSREIVAFGLFAATASAYAALVWWNLLPVALLRIAGQAVVATGTLGLFCSAMIYVFTKREFWSFSQTATKFALTALNLGVATTFLVIFLFAIAGRDQNAALLYSQAGELLAKTLLLGTAVKLLFEASLLTHLMKHRNSPLKRSARLLTGPLSGTLIVRTATGLLGGFMMPLFLLTEKQTTIDSLPSLMTVGILFLACLAGELTERYQFFAAVSAPRMPGGPRR comes from the coding sequence ATGCAGACTGAGCCGCTACAGCGCGAAGAACCAGGGACGCTGCTGCCTGTGATTCAGGCACCGCGTGCTTCCGCTGCGCCGTCGTTGCTGGAAATGTTGCTGCAGGATCAACAACAGTTGACCGCGGTGGAAGAGTTTTCTCAGCATCATGATCGGATGGCTTCCGCCGATTCCTTTCCGGCGCAGGCTCGCTACTATCGACGACTTTTGCCGTCGGCTCCGCCGAGCGTCGGGCAGCAGTATGCCTTTGACGTCGATCTGGATCGCTGTTCCGGATGCAAGGCGTGCGTTGTGGCCTGCCATTCGCTGAATGGTCTCGACGAAAAAGAAACCTGGCGCGACGTCGGTCTGCTGATCGGCGGCACGCGGACTCAGCCCGTGATGCAGCACGTGACGACGGCCTGTCATCACTGCCTGGAACCGGGATGCATGGAAGCCTGTCCGGTGGATGCGTATGAAAAGGATCCCGTCACCGGAATCGTGAAACATCTGGACGATCAGTGTTTCGGCTGTCAGTACTGCACTCTGGCCTGTCCGTACGATGTTCCCAAATATCACAGCGGCAAAGGCATCGTTCGCAAGTGTGATATGTGTGCCGACCGCTTGGCGGTTGGAGAAGCTCCGGCGTGTGTGCACTCCTGTCCGCACGAAGCGATTGCCATCCGAGTCATCGACGTCGCCGAAGTTCGAGAGAATGCGGAAGCCGATTCGTTTCTTCCCGCGGCCCCGGAACCGCACCTCACCTTTCCGACAACCACGTTTCGCACAAAGCGAGTCTTTCCCCGCAACATGCTGCCCGCCGATTATTACTCGGTGAATCCTCAGCATCCGCACTGGCCACTGATTCTGATGCTGGTGCTCACGCAGTTATCGGTCGGGACCTTTGCGGTGGGACTGGCGCTGGAATCGTGGCTGGACGAAGCCGCACTCACCGTCTTTCGGCCACTGCAGTCCGCGGTGGCTCTGACGTTGGGGCTACTGGCGCTCGGCGCAAGTACTCTGCATCTGGGGCGGCCGCAGTATGCTTTTCGAGCCATCATTGGCCTTCGACATTCGTGGCTCAGTCGCGAGATCGTCGCTTTCGGACTGTTTGCTGCGACGGCATCGGCGTATGCGGCACTGGTCTGGTGGAATCTGTTGCCGGTTGCCCTGCTGCGAATCGCCGGACAGGCCGTCGTCGCGACGGGAACACTGGGGCTGTTCTGCTCGGCCATGATTTATGTCTTCACCAAACGCGAATTCTGGAGTTTCAGTCAGACCGCCACAAAGTTCGCTTTGACGGCACTGAATCTGGGTGTCGCCACCACGTTTCTGGTGATCTTTCTGTTTGCCATCGCCGGACGCGATCAGAACGCAGCATTGTTGTATTCACAGGCTGGCGAACTGCTGGCGAAGACCCTGTTGCTGGGCACCGCTGTGAAGCTGCTGTTTGAAGCGTCCCTGCTGACTCATCTGATGAAACATCGAAACTCGCCTTTGAAGCGGTCGGCTCGACTGCTGACCGGGCCATTGTCGGGAACGCTGATCGTCCGAACCGCCACGGGCCTGTTGGGCGGCTTCATGATGCCATTGTTTCTGCTGACCGAAAAACAAACAACGATCGACAGTCTGCCGTCTTTGATGACTGTGGGAATTCTGTTTCTGGCGTGTCTGGCCGGAGAGTTGACGGAACGTTATCAGTTCTTCGCCGCCGTCTCCGCACCGCGTATGCCTGGAGGTCCGCGACGATGA
- a CDS encoding MFS transporter — MLNSQKAKRIQLFNFSSPQMRAFHMSWFAFFLCFFAWFGIAPLMKVVREEMDLSKDQIGWCIIGSVAITVLARLFIGWLCDRVGPRIAYTWLLILGSLPVMVIGFAHDFQTFLIFRVLIGVIGASFVITQYHTSVMFAPNCVGTANATTAGWGNLGGGVTQLVMPLLFGLFVTTLGFTEQSGWRAAMVVAGAVCALTGSCLLLFDQDTPEGNFADLRASGQMPESKTVKGTFLEACRDSRVWALFVIYGACFGIELTINNVAALYFVDYFEYFQNMDPLKAVGTAGLIASLFGLMNIFARTLGGVFGDKFGEKWGLSGRVRWLFIALFCEGLALMLFARMHTLTLAIPMLLLFSLFVQMSEGATFSVVPFINRRALGSVAGIVGAGGNAGAVAAGFLFKSSAITWPTALFILGAVVTGCSFLSFLVKFSESTEREFAPQPVAEPIAGAVPVGT; from the coding sequence ATGCTCAATTCACAAAAGGCCAAACGGATTCAGCTGTTCAATTTCTCGTCGCCGCAGATGCGGGCGTTCCATATGTCGTGGTTCGCCTTTTTTCTGTGCTTCTTCGCGTGGTTCGGCATTGCACCATTGATGAAAGTCGTTCGCGAAGAAATGGATCTTTCGAAGGATCAGATTGGCTGGTGCATTATTGGGTCAGTGGCCATCACAGTCCTGGCTCGGCTGTTCATCGGGTGGTTGTGTGATCGAGTCGGACCGCGAATTGCCTATACGTGGCTGCTGATTCTGGGGTCGCTGCCGGTGATGGTGATCGGCTTTGCTCATGACTTTCAGACGTTTCTGATCTTTCGAGTTCTGATCGGAGTGATCGGAGCTTCGTTCGTGATCACTCAGTATCACACTTCGGTCATGTTTGCCCCGAATTGTGTGGGAACCGCGAATGCCACGACAGCCGGCTGGGGCAACCTCGGTGGCGGAGTGACTCAGCTGGTGATGCCGCTGCTGTTTGGTCTGTTCGTCACGACACTGGGTTTCACTGAACAATCCGGCTGGCGTGCGGCGATGGTCGTTGCCGGTGCTGTGTGTGCTCTGACCGGAAGTTGCCTATTACTTTTTGACCAGGACACTCCGGAAGGCAACTTCGCAGATCTCCGAGCGAGCGGGCAGATGCCGGAATCGAAGACGGTCAAAGGCACGTTTCTGGAAGCCTGTCGCGACAGCCGAGTCTGGGCGTTGTTCGTCATTTACGGAGCCTGTTTCGGGATCGAACTGACGATCAACAACGTCGCAGCACTCTACTTCGTCGACTACTTCGAATACTTCCAGAACATGGACCCGCTGAAGGCTGTCGGCACCGCAGGACTGATTGCCAGCCTGTTCGGCCTGATGAATATTTTTGCTCGAACGCTGGGTGGTGTGTTTGGTGACAAGTTCGGTGAAAAGTGGGGGCTTTCGGGCCGAGTCCGATGGCTGTTCATTGCATTATTCTGCGAGGGTCTGGCTCTGATGCTGTTCGCCAGAATGCACACACTGACGCTGGCCATTCCGATGCTGCTGCTGTTCAGTCTGTTTGTGCAGATGTCAGAAGGAGCGACCTTCTCGGTCGTGCCGTTCATCAATCGTCGAGCTCTGGGATCAGTTGCAGGAATCGTCGGTGCCGGTGGAAACGCGGGTGCCGTCGCGGCGGGCTTTCTGTTTAAGTCTTCCGCAATCACATGGCCCACCGCGCTGTTCATCCTCGGTGCCGTCGTGACCGGGTGTTCCTTCCTGAGCTTCCTCGTGAAGTTCAGCGAAAGCACAGAACGTGAATTCGCTCCACAGCCGGTTGCCGAACCGATCGCAGGTGCAGTTCCGGTCGGAACCTAA